One Chryseobacterium indoltheticum DNA segment encodes these proteins:
- a CDS encoding glycerophosphodiester phosphodiesterase family protein, which produces MKKFILGFAVLTTAFMNAQTQIIAHRGYFQTQPPTTENSITALQNAQKLKIYGSEFDVRMSKDGVLVINHDEHHGKMEISETDFKELAKLKLLNGEKYPTLKDYLKAGKKDKALKLIVEIKPAKTEALENELVEKTIAMIKDMKLESQCEYISFSLNICKQIKKIAPDFKVQYLRGELSPQQIKEEGLDGLDYHYSVFQKNPTWISEANALGLITNSWTVNDVETYNELKKQGVKFVTTNIPDQLKNK; this is translated from the coding sequence ATGAAAAAGTTTATCTTAGGGTTTGCAGTTTTAACAACAGCTTTTATGAACGCACAAACCCAAATCATTGCACACAGAGGTTATTTTCAAACGCAGCCTCCAACAACGGAAAATTCTATTACAGCATTGCAAAACGCTCAAAAATTAAAAATCTACGGATCTGAGTTTGATGTAAGAATGTCAAAGGACGGTGTCTTGGTCATTAATCACGATGAGCATCACGGTAAAATGGAAATTTCTGAAACCGATTTCAAAGAATTGGCAAAACTTAAACTATTAAACGGTGAAAAATATCCGACTTTAAAAGATTATCTCAAAGCTGGTAAAAAAGACAAAGCACTAAAGCTTATCGTAGAAATAAAGCCGGCAAAGACCGAAGCGTTAGAAAACGAATTGGTCGAAAAAACCATCGCCATGATCAAAGATATGAAGCTTGAGTCTCAGTGTGAATACATTTCGTTCAGCTTAAATATCTGCAAACAGATCAAAAAAATTGCTCCAGATTTTAAAGTTCAGTATTTAAGAGGTGAACTTTCTCCACAGCAGATTAAAGAAGAAGGTTTAGACGGATTAGATTATCATTATTCAGTATTTCAGAAAAACCCGACATGGATTTCTGAAGCAAACGCTTTAGGATTAATCACCAATTCATGGACGGTAAATGACGTTGAAACCTATAATGAACTGAAAAAACAAGGAGTAAAATTTGTTACAACCAATATTCCGGATCAGCTGAAGAATAAGTAA
- a CDS encoding SusC/RagA family TonB-linked outer membrane protein produces the protein MRKETQKLLLLSVLGLVSVNMAAQQQVKKDTIKNIDEVVVTALGIKRQDKSLGYVAEKVDAEVFENIQNNNWAQGLEGRVSGLKVQTAGAGPLGSARITLRGEKTFGFAGNYALIVVDGVPLSNSTTGTGTAAYGAGTGGDLPVDLGDGLNSINPDDIESVTVLKGASAAALYGSRAANGALMVTTKSGKGKNGKLTVSFNSTLSYDSVLKWPDYQYQYGQGTLTKNTAGEFFYSYGASADGVSTGGTSSAFGPKFNGQSYFQYDPNLLGQSAERQLWRPYEDNIKGFWETGVTSSNNVSVESSTDKTSFRASLTYLDNKWMMPNTGFNRFNGAISLDHKVTDKFRISTKFNYANTQSDNLPATGYNNQSISYFMIFQNPNVDLAWYKPIWKPGQEELDQIHPFSSFIDNPYLIAYKMLNGVEKKLITGNISATYDFNKNFSLMLRSGIEMLDEERTTKRPYSSANYLKGFYREQYIKNNEFNNDLLFTFKKDYGKFNVSANAGASIRYNQYVMTDFRAEGLKVAGDYSLNNAIALITKVPKPNDQQMNSVYGLVSANYNNLVFLDVTARNDWSSTLNKDNRSFFYPSVSSSFILSDIFKLSSSNFNYWKLRASWAQVGLGGSPYQIDKYYTPSDFVGSVLTPSTYVTPNIRPQENTNIEAGMDLSVLKNRLSYNFTLYQNTTVDEILGVSTPVESGYTTRIINAGEIRNRGIEMGLNAIPVKSKNFSWNVSANWSMNRNKVMSLPEEYTGDNYYTISTVAGVLYYNAVVGGALGDLYGFKLVRNADGQVVYDATTGLPSRPDRVEKVGNAFPKWRAGLQNDFKIKNWQISFSFDGQYGGMAYSQTHHKMSEQGKLENTLMGRDNPSGTIVGQGVVLNSDGTYSPNTKAVGLAAYYGDYYRRANIETNTFDTSFIKLRDARIAYSFSKDVIAPLKLTELTLAVFGKNLWMWTKFPMFDPEVAALNDSTITPGAEIGQLPTARTVGFQVNLKF, from the coding sequence ATGCGTAAAGAGACTCAAAAATTACTTCTTTTATCTGTGTTAGGATTGGTGAGCGTCAATATGGCAGCCCAGCAGCAGGTGAAGAAAGATACGATCAAAAATATTGATGAAGTTGTAGTGACAGCTCTGGGTATCAAAAGACAAGATAAATCCTTAGGTTATGTAGCCGAGAAAGTAGATGCTGAGGTTTTTGAAAACATTCAGAATAACAACTGGGCTCAAGGTCTGGAAGGCAGGGTTTCTGGCCTTAAAGTACAAACAGCCGGAGCAGGCCCCCTTGGCTCGGCGAGAATAACACTCAGAGGAGAAAAAACATTTGGTTTCGCTGGAAATTATGCATTAATTGTTGTTGATGGTGTTCCTTTGAGCAATTCAACTACAGGAACTGGAACTGCGGCGTATGGTGCAGGAACCGGAGGAGATTTACCAGTCGATCTGGGTGATGGCCTCAACAGTATTAATCCGGATGATATCGAATCGGTAACCGTACTGAAAGGTGCTTCTGCGGCAGCATTGTACGGATCGAGAGCTGCGAATGGAGCATTGATGGTTACCACAAAGTCAGGGAAAGGCAAAAACGGTAAACTGACTGTTTCCTTTAATTCTACTTTAAGCTATGATTCGGTTTTGAAATGGCCGGATTACCAGTATCAGTACGGTCAGGGAACTTTAACTAAAAATACAGCAGGAGAATTTTTCTATTCTTACGGAGCTTCTGCAGACGGTGTAAGTACAGGAGGAACGAGTAGTGCTTTCGGTCCAAAATTCAATGGTCAGTCTTATTTCCAGTACGACCCAAATTTGCTTGGACAAAGTGCCGAAAGACAATTGTGGAGACCGTATGAAGATAATATCAAAGGTTTTTGGGAAACGGGTGTAACGTCTTCTAATAATGTTTCTGTAGAAAGCAGTACAGATAAAACAAGCTTCAGAGCCTCATTAACTTATCTGGATAACAAATGGATGATGCCAAATACAGGTTTTAACCGTTTCAATGGTGCGATTTCATTAGATCATAAAGTAACAGATAAATTCAGAATTTCAACCAAATTCAACTACGCTAATACACAAAGTGATAATCTTCCTGCCACAGGATACAATAACCAGTCGATTTCTTATTTCATGATTTTCCAAAATCCGAATGTTGATTTGGCTTGGTATAAACCAATCTGGAAACCGGGTCAGGAAGAACTTGACCAGATTCATCCATTCAGTTCGTTTATTGATAACCCTTATCTGATTGCTTATAAAATGCTGAACGGTGTAGAAAAGAAATTAATTACCGGAAATATTTCTGCAACTTATGATTTCAACAAAAATTTCAGCTTGATGTTAAGATCAGGAATCGAAATGCTTGATGAAGAAAGAACAACAAAGAGACCTTACAGCTCTGCCAATTATCTGAAAGGTTTCTACAGAGAGCAATATATTAAGAATAATGAGTTCAATAATGACTTATTATTTACTTTCAAAAAAGATTATGGCAAATTTAATGTAAGTGCAAATGCCGGAGCAAGTATACGTTACAATCAATATGTAATGACAGACTTCCGTGCTGAAGGATTAAAGGTAGCCGGCGACTATAGTCTAAATAATGCCATAGCGCTTATCACAAAAGTTCCCAAACCCAATGATCAGCAGATGAACAGTGTATACGGGTTAGTAAGTGCTAATTATAATAATTTGGTATTCTTAGATGTTACTGCAAGAAATGACTGGAGCAGTACCTTAAATAAAGATAACCGATCATTTTTTTATCCTTCGGTAAGTTCAAGTTTTATTCTTTCAGATATATTTAAATTATCAAGCTCAAATTTTAATTACTGGAAATTAAGAGCGTCTTGGGCACAGGTCGGTCTTGGCGGATCACCTTATCAGATTGATAAATATTACACGCCAAGTGATTTTGTAGGATCTGTTTTAACGCCAAGTACGTATGTGACACCAAATATAAGACCTCAGGAAAACACCAATATCGAAGCGGGAATGGATCTTTCTGTTTTAAAAAATAGATTAAGCTACAATTTCACATTGTATCAAAATACAACAGTTGACGAAATTCTTGGGGTTTCCACTCCTGTAGAATCGGGGTATACAACTCGTATTATCAATGCAGGGGAAATAAGAAACAGAGGTATTGAAATGGGGTTGAATGCAATTCCGGTAAAATCTAAAAACTTTAGCTGGAATGTTTCTGCAAATTGGTCTATGAATAGAAATAAAGTAATGTCACTTCCTGAAGAATACACGGGTGATAATTATTACACAATTTCTACCGTAGCGGGAGTTCTATATTACAACGCAGTTGTTGGCGGTGCTTTGGGAGATCTTTATGGTTTCAAATTAGTAAGAAATGCTGACGGACAAGTAGTTTATGATGCAACAACAGGGCTTCCTTCAAGACCCGATCGAGTAGAGAAAGTAGGAAATGCATTCCCGAAATGGAGAGCCGGTCTTCAAAATGATTTCAAAATTAAAAACTGGCAGATCAGCTTCTCTTTTGACGGTCAGTATGGTGGAATGGCATATTCACAAACTCATCACAAAATGTCTGAGCAAGGTAAACTTGAGAATACTTTAATGGGAAGAGATAATCCGAGTGGAACGATTGTAGGACAGGGTGTTGTTTTAAATTCTGACGGAACTTACAGCCCAAATACAAAAGCGGTTGGTTTAGCAGCATATTACGGTGATTACTACAGAAGAGCCAATATTGAGACCAATACTTTTGATACTTCTTTCATTAAATTGAGAGATGCAAGAATTGCCTATTCATTTTCAAAAGATGTGATTGCTCCATTAAAACTTACTGAGCTTACTTTAGCAGTTTTTGGTAAAAACCTTTGGATGTGGACCAAATTTCCAATGTTTGATCCTGAAGTTGCTGCGCTTAATGACTCTACAATTACTCCAGGTGCTGAAATTGGTCAGCTTCCAACGGCAAGAACTGTCGGTTTTCAAGTTAATTTAAAATTCTAA
- a CDS encoding SusD/RagB family nutrient-binding outer membrane lipoprotein, with translation MKKIFLSTAIALSVFSMNSCERSFEEINTDTSKIKQPSVGSFLVPIQYEMGSYGYNRADDFTFDIMQVALDFPNEGNTVSRYYLTESTGNGYWNTSYKWLKQVKELNEAAKKEQNNNYLAISKVLNAWIMANLTDAFGDVPMTEALRLEENIMKPKYDKQKDIYLSLLNDLKEANTLFDTTKTLTEGDLFFQANASTAGIIKWKKFCNSLSLRLLTRILNKNGEVDVHARINEIISNPTVYPIFQSNADGATLDISGIAPLMPPIARPQDFTAYRASGGFFTQTLVDNNDPRLSMFFTQAKSLPPANANIGYKGVPSGYALGSTFDYQPSNLNQNLAKAPLKILVMPYAELQFILSELAFKGIIPGSAQTFYESGVKATLEQWGATMPANYFANPKVAYNGTLERIMLQKYVGLFFVDHQQWYEQRRTGFPVLPNNGGLMNNAKMPQRMPYPTVTKVQNYDNYVTASQNMGGDNINTKMWWNQ, from the coding sequence ATGAAAAAAATATTTTTATCTACCGCAATTGCTCTTTCAGTTTTTAGTATGAATTCTTGCGAAAGGAGCTTTGAAGAGATCAATACAGATACAAGCAAAATAAAGCAGCCTTCTGTAGGCAGTTTTCTCGTTCCGATTCAGTACGAAATGGGATCTTACGGATACAACAGAGCAGATGATTTTACATTCGATATCATGCAGGTTGCTCTGGATTTTCCTAATGAAGGAAATACAGTAAGCCGTTATTATTTAACCGAAAGTACCGGAAACGGATATTGGAATACAAGCTACAAATGGCTGAAACAGGTAAAAGAGCTTAATGAAGCAGCAAAAAAAGAGCAAAACAATAATTATCTCGCTATTTCTAAAGTTTTGAATGCTTGGATTATGGCCAATCTTACCGATGCATTTGGAGATGTCCCGATGACGGAAGCTTTACGTCTTGAAGAAAATATAATGAAGCCAAAATATGATAAACAGAAAGACATCTATTTATCTCTTTTAAATGATCTTAAAGAAGCAAATACACTTTTTGATACCACAAAAACGTTGACTGAAGGCGATCTTTTCTTTCAGGCCAACGCAAGCACAGCCGGAATCATAAAGTGGAAAAAATTCTGTAATTCTCTTTCATTAAGACTTTTGACAAGGATTTTAAATAAAAATGGCGAAGTAGATGTGCACGCCAGAATCAATGAGATTATTAGTAACCCTACAGTTTATCCGATTTTTCAGAGTAATGCAGATGGTGCTACTTTAGATATTTCAGGTATTGCACCATTGATGCCGCCGATTGCAAGACCGCAGGATTTTACAGCATATAGGGCTTCAGGAGGTTTTTTTACTCAGACTTTGGTAGACAATAATGACCCAAGATTAAGCATGTTTTTTACTCAGGCTAAAAGTCTTCCGCCTGCCAATGCAAATATTGGTTATAAAGGTGTTCCTTCCGGATACGCATTGGGATCTACATTCGATTATCAGCCTTCAAATCTGAATCAGAATTTAGCAAAAGCACCGCTGAAAATTTTGGTAATGCCTTATGCAGAACTTCAGTTTATTCTTTCGGAGTTGGCTTTTAAAGGAATTATTCCGGGAAGTGCACAAACGTTCTACGAAAGCGGCGTGAAAGCAACTCTTGAACAATGGGGAGCAACAATGCCTGCAAACTATTTTGCCAATCCGAAAGTAGCGTACAACGGAACTTTAGAAAGAATTATGCTTCAGAAATATGTAGGATTGTTCTTTGTAGATCATCAACAATGGTATGAGCAGAGAAGAACAGGGTTTCCTGTATTGCCCAACAACGGAGGTTTGATGAATAACGCAAAAATGCCCCAGAGAATGCCTTATCCAACGGTTACAAAAGTTCAGAATTATGACAATTATGTAACAGCTTCTCAAAATATGGGTGGCGATAATATCAATACAAAAATGTGGTGGAATCAGTAA
- a CDS encoding calcineurin-like phosphoesterase C-terminal domain-containing protein translates to MNIKFLLPSVLVSAMAFSQASVSGYVFEDINKNQQKEKREKGIENVAVSNGAQVVLTDKNGEYSLPIIEGQTVFVIKPSGYMMALNQNNLPQYYYQYKPKGSPADFKYKGSAPTGELPKELNFALHKQNESKNFDILVFGDPQPYTEKQLDYFKRAIVNEVKSTKKNAVFGISLGDLVGDDLSLQKPYADVMKEVGLPWYNVMGNHDMNYDAKDDQLSDETFEANFGPANYSFNYGNVHFIVLDDILYPDPRDGKGYWGGFREDQVQFIQNDLKLVDKNKLIVVSFHIPLEHNNEDNFRNADRQKLFDALSPFANALMLSAHTHIQQQIFYGKAQGWEGTKDLHEYNVGTTCGDWWSGTSDEIGLPTSTMRDGTAKGYSFISFNDNQYKVKYKTAGKPEDYQIQLYVPKVIPHPSKTSAKILANFFMGSKKDKVQYRIDGGKWEEMEYNETIDPNFANAVFKWDSTEKIFPGRRPSNPEQSKHIWAGGFGNKLTLGKHKVEVKAFDMYGNEFSASEEFEVQNAVLIP, encoded by the coding sequence ATGAACATAAAATTTTTACTGCCATCAGTACTCGTTTCAGCAATGGCATTTTCTCAGGCATCGGTTTCAGGATATGTTTTTGAAGATATCAATAAAAATCAGCAGAAAGAAAAACGTGAAAAAGGAATAGAAAATGTAGCCGTTTCAAACGGAGCTCAGGTTGTATTAACCGATAAAAACGGAGAATATAGCTTACCGATTATAGAGGGTCAGACAGTTTTTGTTATTAAACCATCCGGATATATGATGGCTTTAAATCAAAATAATTTACCGCAATATTACTATCAATACAAGCCTAAAGGTTCGCCTGCAGATTTTAAGTATAAAGGATCTGCACCTACAGGAGAACTTCCTAAAGAATTAAATTTTGCATTACATAAACAAAACGAAAGCAAGAATTTTGATATTTTGGTTTTCGGAGATCCGCAACCTTACACCGAAAAGCAGCTGGATTATTTTAAAAGAGCAATTGTAAATGAAGTGAAATCAACCAAGAAAAATGCAGTTTTCGGAATCAGTCTTGGAGATTTGGTAGGCGATGATCTGAGTCTTCAGAAACCTTATGCTGATGTAATGAAAGAAGTCGGTTTGCCTTGGTACAACGTAATGGGAAATCATGATATGAATTATGATGCTAAAGATGATCAGCTTTCAGACGAAACTTTTGAAGCTAATTTTGGTCCTGCCAACTATTCTTTTAATTACGGAAATGTACATTTTATTGTACTTGATGATATTCTTTACCCGGACCCGAGAGACGGAAAAGGATATTGGGGAGGTTTCAGAGAAGATCAGGTTCAGTTTATCCAAAATGATTTAAAATTGGTAGACAAAAACAAACTGATCGTTGTTTCTTTTCACATTCCTTTGGAGCATAACAATGAAGATAATTTCAGAAATGCAGATCGCCAGAAATTATTTGATGCGCTTTCTCCATTCGCAAATGCATTGATGTTGTCGGCTCATACTCACATTCAGCAGCAGATTTTTTACGGAAAAGCTCAAGGCTGGGAAGGTACAAAAGATCTTCATGAATATAATGTAGGAACCACTTGCGGAGATTGGTGGTCAGGGACTTCTGATGAAATTGGCTTGCCGACTTCTACAATGAGAGATGGTACTGCGAAAGGATATTCTTTCATCAGTTTTAATGATAATCAGTACAAAGTGAAGTATAAAACTGCAGGAAAACCTGAAGATTATCAAATTCAATTGTATGTTCCGAAAGTGATTCCTCATCCATCGAAAACTTCAGCTAAAATTTTGGCAAACTTCTTTATGGGAAGCAAAAAAGATAAAGTTCAATACAGAATTGATGGCGGAAAATGGGAAGAAATGGAATACAACGAAACTATCGATCCCAACTTTGCAAACGCTGTTTTTAAATGGGATTCTACAGAAAAAATATTCCCTGGAAGAAGGCCTTCAAATCCTGAACAGTCAAAGCATATCTGGGCTGGAGGTTTTGGAAATAAATTAACACTCGGAAAGCACAAAGTTGAGGTGAAAGCTTTCGATATGTACGGAAATGAATTTTCGGCATCGGAAGAATTTGAAGTTCAAAACGCAGTGCTTATTCCTTAG